AAAATGATTTTCGAAAAGAAAAAAGTGAAAATCACTTCTGTTAAATCATTTGTCGAGGAAATTACTCGTTTCAGAACTAATGTCTCAGCAATTAATGCTGAACAGTGGTTTTTTCGCGGACAAAAGAATGCTGCATGGGATGTCCGACCCAATATCTTTCGAGGTGACAAATTGTTTTCTGAGCATACTGTACTTGAAAGAGCGCAAAGACAAAATCATATTGAGTTTCGCGAATGTGATAATAAGTTTGAAATTCTCACGAAAACTCAGCACTATGGATTAGGTACACGCTTGCTTGATGTAACTTTGAATCCATTAGTTGCGTTGTTTTTTGCAACTGAGCCTTCTGAGGAATTTGTAAAGAACAAAAATGGTCAATATACGCAACTGAAGCATGATGGGAGAGTGTATTACAAGTTTACGGCTGGATGTTCATTGCAGGATATTCAGATCAGAATTGCAATGGCAATACCATTTGTTGAATTTGGTAAAAGTATGTCCCTGGATAAGTTTTGCACGAGTTTGAAGGATGATAATACTGTTTCGTTAAATGAGTACAATAAACTTGTTGAGGATGACTATTCGGAAATGGTACGGCTACTGCAAACCAATAGTTTTATGATTGCGGCAAATAGTAATATTAGACTTATACAACAACGTGGGGCATTTCTAATTTCACCATCGATTAATATTAATACGTTTGCTGAAGTCAAGACTTCTTTACTGGTGAAGGCTAAGATGAATCTTGAAAAAGAATTTGGTGGTAGCTTTATTATCCCAGCTTCTAAAAAAGAGAAAATCCGGGAAGAACTTGACTTTTTTAATGTTAATGAAGCTACACTTTTCCCAGAATTAGAGCATCAAATGAATTATATACAAAATCAA
This genomic window from uncultured Anaeromusa sp. contains:
- a CDS encoding FRG domain-containing protein produces the protein MIFEKKKVKITSVKSFVEEITRFRTNVSAINAEQWFFRGQKNAAWDVRPNIFRGDKLFSEHTVLERAQRQNHIEFRECDNKFEILTKTQHYGLGTRLLDVTLNPLVALFFATEPSEEFVKNKNGQYTQLKHDGRVYYKFTAGCSLQDIQIRIAMAIPFVEFGKSMSLDKFCTSLKDDNTVSLNEYNKLVEDDYSEMVRLLQTNSFMIAANSNIRLIQQRGAFLISPSININTFAEVKTSLLVKAKMNLEKEFGGSFIIPASKKEKIREELDFFNVNEATLFPELEHQMNYIQNQSIAQGGIVADYSQYGREKYSPPSRGSNKSISDISDIVQSSLLNANEEFISEIIETIGQSVQVVDWQKKESVISHIRRVVAKKLSGIYSAIDAKRKANEIVDNLLN